From Triticum urartu cultivar G1812 chromosome 2, Tu2.1, whole genome shotgun sequence, a single genomic window includes:
- the LOC125535993 gene encoding uncharacterized protein LOC125535993: MLVAALRHMLRRVLAGLRALHPRPRRRRQGGAGGGAGAAAGAGAATVPKARVTVRRLGSNGGSRKAGTPRGGADGSAPGEGRQPVTIRVATFNAALFSMAPAVAAVPEAGPGAEREAARRSGAGAGTGARPRPKGILKAQASLLSRAPSKARVSINLQDNEISLDRSGRLVGSPRARKPHQVIAGGLDASRRRSVEEVLRETGADIIGLQNVRAEEERGMRPLSELAGALGMRYVFAESWAPEYGNAVLSRWPIKRWKALRVADQSDFRNVLRATIEVPRAGEVNFHCTHLDHLDESWRMKQVDAMLRSVDGPHILAGGLNALDGTDYSADRWADIVKYYEEIGKPTPKVEVMKYLKGKQYVDAKDFAGECEAVVVVAKGQDVQGTCKYGTRVDYILASPNSPYKFVPGSYTVVSSKGTSDHHIVRVDVAIVPDTRDADEQAAGGRKQRVVKMSKKGPRKGIWAAK, from the exons ATGCTCGTGGCCGCGCTGAGGCACATGCTGCGCCGCGTCCTCGCCGGCCTCCGCGCGCTGCACCCGCGCCCGCGCAGACGCCGGCAGGGCGGTGCTGGTGGTGGCGCTGGCGCTGCTGCCGGTGCCGGAGCGGCGACGGTGCCCAAGGCGCGCGTGACCGTGCGCCGGCTGGGCAGCAACGGCGGGAGCAGGAAGGCCGGCACCCCGCGCGGCGGTGCTGATGGGTCGGCGCCGGGGGAGGGACGGCAGCCGGTGACCATCCGCGTGGCGACGTTCAACGCGGCGCTGTTCTCCATGGCGCCCGCGGTGGCCGCAGTCCCTGAAGCGGGACCGGGAGCGGAGCGCGAGGCCGCGCGCCGGAGCGGCGCGGGCGCGGGCACGGGCGCGCGGCCGCGGCCCAAGGGGATCCTGAAGGCGCAGGCGAGCCTGCTGTCGCGGGCGCCGAGCAAGGCGCGCGTGTCCATCAACCTGCAGGACAACGAGATCTCCCTGGACCGGAGCGGGCGGCTGGTCGGCAGCCCGAGGGCCCGGAAGCCGCATCAGGTGATCGCGGGCGGGCTGGACGCGAGCCGGCGGCGGAGCGTGGAGGAGGTGCTGCGGGAGACGGGCGCCGACATCATCGGGCTGCAGAACGTGCGCGCCGAGGAGGAGCGCGGGATGCGGCCGCTGTCGGAGCTGGCGGGCGCGCTGGGCATGCGGTACGTGTTCGCGGAGAGCTGGGCGCCCGAGTACGGCAACGCCGTGCTCTCCCGCTGGCCCATCAAGCGCTGGAAGGCGCTCCGCGTCGCCGACCAGTCCGACTTCAG GAACGTGCTGAGGGCCACGATCGAGGTGCCGCGGGCCGGGGAGGTGAACTTCCACTGCACGCACCTGGACCACCTCGACGAGAGCTGGCGGATGAAGCAGGTGGACGCCATGCTCCGCTCCGTCGACGGCCCCCACATCCTCGCCGGCGGCCTCAACGCGCTCGACGGCACCGACTACTCCGCCGACAGATGGGCCGACATCGTCAAG TACTACGAGGAGATCGGCAAGCCGACGCCCAAGGTGGAGGTGATGAAGTACCTCAAGGGGAAGCAGTACGTGGACGCCAAGGATTTCGCCGGAGAGTGCGAGGCCGTGGTGGTCGTGGCCAAAGGCCAGG ACGTGCAAGGGACGTGCAAGTACGGCACGAGGGTGGACTACATTCTGGCGTCGCCGAACTCCCCCTACAAGTTCGTGCCGGGTTCCTACACGGTCGTCTCCTCCAAGGGGACGTCGGACCACCACATCGTCCGGGTCGACGTCGCGATAGTGCCGGACACCAGGGACGCGGACGAGCAGGCCGCCGGGGGCCGGAAGCAGAGGGTGGTGAAGATGAGCAAGAAGGGGCCCAGAAAAGGGATATGGGCGGCTAAATGA